In a single window of the Streptomyces sp. NBC_00285 genome:
- a CDS encoding ABC transporter permease — protein sequence MSPDVMPEAQVAPTVTEPGNKTDRAHSRARAARRRKIVVAVSRVLLLVAVLGLWEVFARAEVIDPFNFSMPSKIWDQIWTWVTHGTALGSLGEQIWYTLYEALLGWVVGVVAGVVCGIALGRITLLADVLGPYIKVLNSIPRIVLAPIFVIWFGLGPASKVASAVVLVFFPVFFNAFQGAREVDRNLVANARILGASDRRVTLQVVIPSATSWIFTSLHVSFGFALIGAIVGEYIGATKGIGLLVAQSQGTFNAAGVYAAMVILAVVALLAEGLLTFAERRIFRWKPTGSDS from the coding sequence ATGTCGCCTGACGTCATGCCCGAGGCCCAGGTCGCACCGACCGTGACCGAGCCCGGCAACAAGACGGACCGCGCACACTCGCGCGCGCGTGCCGCCCGCAGACGCAAGATCGTCGTCGCGGTGTCCCGTGTGCTGCTCCTGGTGGCCGTTCTCGGCCTGTGGGAGGTGTTCGCGCGGGCCGAGGTGATCGATCCCTTCAACTTCTCGATGCCCTCGAAGATCTGGGACCAGATCTGGACATGGGTGACGCACGGGACGGCGCTCGGCTCGCTGGGCGAACAGATCTGGTACACGCTCTACGAGGCGCTGTTGGGCTGGGTCGTGGGCGTGGTCGCAGGTGTGGTCTGCGGTATTGCGCTGGGGCGGATCACCTTGCTCGCCGACGTACTTGGTCCATACATCAAGGTGCTCAACTCGATACCCAGGATCGTCCTTGCCCCGATCTTCGTGATCTGGTTCGGCCTCGGACCGGCCTCCAAGGTCGCCTCGGCCGTCGTCCTCGTCTTCTTCCCGGTGTTCTTCAACGCCTTCCAGGGGGCCCGCGAAGTCGATCGCAATCTGGTCGCCAACGCCCGCATCCTCGGCGCGAGCGACCGCAGGGTGACGCTGCAGGTCGTGATCCCGTCCGCGACCTCATGGATCTTCACCAGCCTGCACGTCAGCTTCGGGTTCGCCCTCATCGGCGCGATCGTCGGCGAGTACATCGGCGCGACCAAGGGCATCGGCCTGCTCGTCGCGCAGTCACAGGGCACCTTCAACGCGGCCGGTGTGTATGCCGCGATGGTCATCCTCGCCGTCGTCGCGCTTCTCGCCGAAGGGCTGCTCACCTTCGCCGAGCGCCGCATCTTCCGCTGGAAGCCGACGGGTTCCGACAGCTGA
- a CDS encoding ABC transporter substrate-binding protein, which translates to MRKTARYASLAAAGLLALSSLTACANDAASTESAGSGSKGDGKGTKVKIMVGGLDKVIYLPAMLTQRLGYFDSEGLDVELLSEPAGVQAETALVSGQVQGAVGFYDHTLDLQVKGKDVESVVQFSHAPGEVEIVSSKAAGDITSPKDFKGRKLGVTGLGSSTDFLTKYLAVKNGVKVSEFTPVAVGAGPTFISALQQGSIDGGMTTDPTVATIMDKKAGKILLDMRTPQGSDDALGGPYPSSSLYMQTDWVNGHKDTVQKLANAFVKTLKWMSTHSATQIADKMPADYSQGNGLLYAVAIKNTLPMFTKDGVMPKNGPETVEKVLKAFNPNIQNADVDLDRTYTTEFVDKAAQNAG; encoded by the coding sequence ATGCGCAAGACCGCCAGATACGCCTCCCTGGCCGCCGCAGGCCTGCTGGCCCTCTCCTCGCTCACCGCCTGTGCCAACGACGCCGCCAGCACCGAGTCGGCTGGCTCCGGCAGTAAGGGCGACGGCAAGGGAACCAAAGTCAAGATCATGGTCGGTGGGCTCGACAAGGTCATCTATCTGCCCGCGATGCTGACCCAGCGGCTCGGCTACTTCGACTCCGAGGGGCTCGACGTGGAGCTGCTGAGCGAGCCCGCGGGCGTCCAGGCCGAGACCGCGCTCGTCTCCGGTCAGGTCCAGGGGGCCGTCGGATTCTACGACCACACACTCGACCTTCAGGTGAAGGGCAAGGACGTGGAGTCGGTCGTGCAGTTCTCGCATGCGCCCGGGGAGGTGGAGATCGTCTCCAGCAAGGCGGCGGGCGACATCACTTCGCCGAAGGACTTCAAGGGCAGGAAGCTCGGCGTCACGGGCCTCGGCTCCTCGACCGACTTCCTCACCAAGTACCTCGCCGTCAAGAACGGAGTGAAGGTCAGCGAGTTCACGCCGGTCGCCGTCGGCGCGGGACCGACCTTCATCTCGGCGCTGCAGCAGGGCTCGATCGACGGTGGCATGACGACCGACCCGACCGTCGCGACGATCATGGACAAGAAGGCCGGCAAGATCCTTCTGGACATGCGCACGCCCCAGGGATCGGACGACGCGCTCGGCGGACCGTATCCCTCGTCAAGCCTGTACATGCAGACGGACTGGGTCAACGGTCACAAGGACACCGTCCAGAAGTTGGCCAATGCATTCGTCAAGACGCTCAAGTGGATGTCCACCCACAGTGCGACCCAGATCGCCGACAAGATGCCGGCCGACTATTCACAGGGCAACGGACTGCTGTATGCGGTGGCCATCAAGAACACGTTGCCCATGTTCACCAAGGACGGAGTGATGCCCAAGAACGGCCCTGAGACCGTCGAGAAGGTCCTCAAGGCGTTCAACCCCAACATCCAGAACGCCGACGTCGACCTCGACAGGACGTACACGACGGAGTTCGTCGACAAGGCCGCGCAGAACGCCGGCTGA
- a CDS encoding response regulator, translating into MIEVLVVDDDTRVARVNAAYVEKVPGFRVAGEAHNAADALRQLEALPHVDLVLMDHYLPDETGLAVVQEMRRRGHQTDVIMVTAARDVTTVQAAMRQGALQYLVKPFAFAGLRARLEAYAELRRALDGGGEAEQAEVDRIFGALSSPAEPDLPKGHSPTTAELVRKSLMEAQGPLSAQEIADRTGVSRQTAQRYLKLLERTGRARLTLKYGDAGRPEHRYVWATRA; encoded by the coding sequence ATGATCGAGGTCCTGGTCGTGGACGACGACACACGCGTGGCGCGCGTCAACGCGGCCTACGTCGAGAAGGTGCCCGGTTTCCGCGTGGCGGGCGAGGCACACAACGCTGCGGACGCCCTGCGTCAGCTGGAGGCTCTGCCCCACGTCGACCTGGTCCTCATGGACCACTATCTGCCCGACGAGACGGGGCTGGCGGTCGTCCAGGAGATGCGCAGGCGTGGCCACCAGACCGACGTGATCATGGTGACGGCGGCGCGGGACGTGACGACCGTCCAGGCCGCGATGCGGCAGGGCGCGCTCCAGTACCTGGTCAAGCCGTTCGCCTTCGCGGGGCTGCGCGCCAGGCTGGAGGCGTACGCCGAGCTGCGCCGGGCCCTGGACGGGGGCGGCGAGGCCGAACAGGCAGAGGTCGACCGCATCTTCGGCGCCCTGTCCTCGCCGGCCGAGCCCGACCTGCCCAAAGGGCACTCCCCCACCACGGCGGAGCTCGTACGCAAGTCCCTGATGGAGGCCCAAGGACCCCTGTCGGCCCAGGAGATCGCCGACCGGACAGGGGTGAGCCGACAGACCGCCCAGCGCTACCTGAAGCTCCTGGAACGCACGGGACGGGCCAGGCTCACTCTGAAGTACGGCGACGCGGGCCGCCCGGAACACCGTTACGTGTGGGCGACCCGCGCGTGA
- a CDS encoding sensor histidine kinase, giving the protein MSRTPPARRLRLGLPRRAFSQVLLMQLAIAAGVAVLATGLFLAPLSNQLDDQAMRRALAIAQTVAARPQIAEQVKDTPPLPGGPVQEEAERIRRATGAQYVVVMDWRGVRWSHPTRSEVGRTVSTDPGQALAGREVMQIDSGTLGRTARGKVPLYDSEHKIVGAVSVGIGYDSVRARLIHAIPGLLAYAGGALAVGALAAWLISRRVQRQTRDLAFSDISALLAEREAMLHGIREGVVALDRDGRIRLLNDEARRLLGIGDEAVGRSPDEALGDGRTADVLAGRVTGTDLVTVRGQRVLVANRMPTDDGGAVATLRDRTELEQLGRELDSTHGLIDALRAQDHEHANRMHTLLGLLELDMFEDAVEFVGEVVGDHRATAEQVTEKIEDPLLAALLVGKATVAAERGVALWVSDRTRLPDRLVDPSGLVTIVGNLVDNALDAVAGAPHARVEVEVRTEGRTAVLSVRDTGPGIPVEQRELVFTDGWSTKEPPAHRGRGIGLSLVRKLAERQGGSATVGEAGGGGAEFTVVLPDALAETQPALTAPAAQQTATEEES; this is encoded by the coding sequence ATGAGCCGCACTCCCCCCGCCCGTCGTCTGCGTCTCGGACTGCCCCGCCGGGCGTTCTCCCAGGTGCTTCTGATGCAGCTGGCGATCGCCGCGGGGGTCGCGGTGCTCGCGACCGGCCTGTTCCTCGCGCCCCTGAGCAACCAGCTGGACGACCAGGCGATGCGCCGGGCTCTCGCCATCGCCCAGACCGTCGCCGCCCGGCCGCAGATCGCCGAGCAGGTGAAGGACACGCCCCCGCTGCCCGGCGGTCCCGTGCAGGAGGAGGCCGAGCGGATCCGCAGGGCGACCGGGGCGCAGTACGTCGTGGTGATGGACTGGCGGGGCGTGCGCTGGTCGCACCCCACCCGCAGTGAGGTCGGCAGGACCGTCTCGACCGACCCGGGCCAGGCCCTGGCCGGCAGGGAGGTCATGCAGATCGACAGCGGCACCCTGGGCCGCACGGCCCGCGGCAAGGTGCCGCTGTACGACAGCGAACACAAGATCGTCGGGGCGGTTTCCGTCGGCATCGGCTACGACAGTGTGCGGGCCCGGCTGATCCATGCGATCCCAGGGCTTTTGGCCTACGCGGGCGGGGCTCTCGCCGTCGGCGCGCTGGCCGCCTGGCTGATCTCCCGCCGGGTGCAGAGACAGACCCGGGACCTGGCCTTCTCCGACATCTCCGCGCTGCTCGCGGAGCGTGAGGCCATGCTGCACGGCATCCGGGAAGGTGTCGTCGCCCTGGACCGCGACGGACGCATCCGCCTGCTCAACGACGAGGCACGACGTCTGCTCGGCATCGGCGACGAGGCCGTCGGCCGCTCCCCCGACGAGGCGCTCGGGGACGGACGTACGGCCGATGTCCTGGCCGGCCGGGTCACGGGCACCGACCTGGTCACCGTGCGCGGCCAGCGGGTGCTGGTCGCCAACCGGATGCCCACCGACGACGGCGGTGCCGTAGCCACCCTGCGCGACCGCACCGAGCTGGAGCAGCTCGGCCGGGAGCTGGACTCGACCCACGGTCTGATCGACGCGCTGAGGGCGCAGGACCACGAGCACGCCAACCGTATGCACACGCTTCTGGGGCTGCTGGAACTGGACATGTTCGAGGACGCCGTGGAGTTCGTCGGCGAGGTCGTCGGCGATCACCGGGCCACCGCGGAGCAGGTCACCGAGAAGATCGAGGACCCGCTGCTCGCCGCGTTGCTGGTGGGAAAGGCGACCGTCGCCGCCGAGCGCGGGGTCGCCCTGTGGGTCTCGGACCGGACCCGGCTGCCGGACCGGCTGGTCGATCCGAGCGGGCTGGTCACGATCGTCGGCAACCTCGTGGACAACGCCCTGGACGCCGTCGCCGGCGCACCGCACGCGCGCGTGGAGGTCGAGGTGCGCACAGAAGGCCGTACAGCCGTCCTCAGTGTGCGGGACACCGGACCCGGAATCCCGGTGGAGCAACGGGAACTGGTCTTCACCGACGGCTGGTCGACCAAGGAGCCACCGGCGCACCGGGGGCGGGGCATCGGGCTCTCGCTGGTGCGTAAGCTCGCCGAGCGGCAGGGCGGCAGCGCGACCGTCGGGGAGGCGGGCGGCGGCGGGGCGGAGTTCACCGTCGTACTGCCGGACGCCCTGGCCGAGACGCAACCCGCTCTCACCGCGCCGGCCGCCCAGCAGACCGCCACCGAAGAGGAGTCGTGA